The following are encoded together in the Methanosarcina flavescens genome:
- the phoU gene encoding phosphate signaling complex protein PhoU, whose amino-acid sequence MVRERYLEQLDLLKESVLSLGEMVKLIFRDSMTSVIDLDIELARKTLALEPEVDRFEEEIEASIFDLLALQQPMASDLRLVVSTLKTTADLRRIVGLSINIAKIPGRIEGEHVKPLIDTRKMADIAGFMLENSLKAFETQDVELARATAARDEEVDKLFYAVWVELIEMMAKDTSIISRATNLLFLIRYLERIADHCCNMCENVVYLATAERVKLN is encoded by the coding sequence ATGGTTCGTGAACGATACTTAGAACAGCTGGATTTACTCAAAGAATCTGTACTCTCGCTTGGAGAAATGGTTAAACTGATTTTCAGAGATTCTATGACTTCGGTTATAGACCTTGATATCGAGCTTGCCAGAAAGACCCTTGCCCTTGAGCCAGAGGTAGATAGATTTGAGGAAGAAATTGAGGCTTCTATTTTCGATCTGCTTGCCCTTCAACAGCCCATGGCTAGTGATCTGCGGCTTGTTGTATCTACTCTCAAGACCACAGCGGACCTCCGGCGGATTGTGGGATTATCAATAAATATTGCAAAAATCCCCGGAAGAATAGAAGGCGAGCATGTAAAGCCCCTTATAGATACGAGGAAAATGGCAGACATTGCCGGATTTATGCTTGAGAATTCCCTGAAAGCTTTTGAGACCCAGGATGTCGAACTTGCAAGAGCTACAGCAGCGAGGGATGAAGAGGTCGATAAGTTATTTTATGCGGTCTGGGTCGAGCTGATAGAAATGATGGCGAAAGATACGAGTATTATTTCCAGAGCCACAAATTTGCTTTTCCTGATTCGTTATCTGGAAAGAATTGCAGACCACTGCTGCAATATGTGTGAAAACGTGGTCTATCTCGCTACGGCTGAGAGAGTTAAACTGAATTAA